A window of the Deinococcus gobiensis I-0 genome harbors these coding sequences:
- the purL gene encoding phosphoribosylformylglycinamidine synthase subunit PurL — protein MTQSLPSLRDRAATFGLSAEEYDLLVSRIGREPNALEAAIVGAMWSEHCGYKNSRPLFSAFPTTGPQVLQGPGENAGVVDIGDGWGVAFKMESHNHPSAVEPVQGAATGVGGILRDIFAMGARPFAVLDSLRFGNPDSPRTRFLLNGVVEGIAHYGNAIGVPTVGGEVTFHPSYQENPLVNVMALGLLRHEDLAKGTMGEVGNQIVYVGSKTGRDGLGGAVFASADLSDASQADRPAVQVGDPFMEKLLLEATLEAIQAGVVAGVQDMGAAGLVSSTCEMAYRAELGITMDLNKVPTRESGMVPMELCLSESQERMILVPVPGREQELHDLLAKWELDVVTIGEVEAHNNYRLTWNGEVVCDLPVALLNEAPKYTREGVESPEIAAARERDLSGVALPGDLGAVLTDLLAHPTIASKRAIFQRFDHQVMTNTVVVPGAADAAVLRVKGSGMGVAATSDCNPRFVQLDPYTGAAAAVAEAARNLACVGATPLAITDNLNFGNPHRPEVYFQLQQAVQGIADACRALNTPVTGGNVSLYNQYVEEGRTVAIHPTPTIGMVGVLPDVTVRATMDLKPGAHTLYLLGAHADSVGASQYLETVHGLEAGRVPALDLGLEQRVIDGTLALIRSGLTTTAHDCAEGGLAVALAEMAIAGGRGLKVSLDAPADVRADALLFGEAHSRVVVAVPVGREGEAETRLGELNVPFALLGDSRDELEGVTIALPAHNVHLSVNLETLKAAFESPLTEILG, from the coding sequence ATGACCCAGTCCCTTCCCTCCCTGCGTGACCGCGCCGCCACCTTCGGCCTGAGTGCCGAGGAATACGACCTGCTGGTGAGCCGCATCGGGCGCGAACCCAACGCCCTGGAAGCCGCCATCGTCGGCGCGATGTGGTCCGAGCACTGCGGGTACAAGAACAGCCGCCCCCTGTTCTCGGCCTTTCCGACCACCGGGCCGCAGGTGCTGCAAGGCCCCGGCGAGAACGCGGGCGTGGTGGACATCGGGGACGGCTGGGGCGTGGCCTTCAAGATGGAGTCGCACAACCACCCCAGCGCGGTCGAACCCGTGCAGGGCGCGGCGACCGGCGTGGGCGGCATCCTGCGCGACATCTTCGCCATGGGGGCGCGGCCCTTCGCGGTGCTCGACTCCCTGCGCTTCGGCAACCCCGACAGCCCGCGCACCCGCTTTCTGCTCAACGGCGTGGTCGAGGGCATCGCGCACTACGGCAACGCCATCGGCGTGCCCACGGTGGGCGGCGAGGTGACCTTCCACCCCAGCTACCAGGAAAACCCGCTGGTCAACGTGATGGCCCTGGGCCTGCTGCGCCACGAGGACCTCGCCAAGGGAACGATGGGCGAGGTGGGCAACCAGATCGTGTACGTCGGTTCCAAGACCGGGCGCGACGGCCTGGGCGGGGCGGTATTCGCCTCGGCCGACCTCAGCGACGCCTCGCAGGCCGACCGCCCCGCCGTGCAGGTGGGCGACCCCTTCATGGAAAAGCTGCTGCTGGAAGCCACGCTGGAGGCCATCCAGGCGGGCGTGGTGGCGGGCGTGCAGGACATGGGCGCGGCCGGACTGGTGTCCAGCACCTGTGAAATGGCCTACCGCGCCGAACTGGGCATCACCATGGACCTGAACAAGGTGCCCACCCGCGAGTCGGGCATGGTGCCCATGGAACTGTGCCTGAGCGAGTCGCAGGAGCGCATGATCCTGGTGCCGGTGCCGGGCCGCGAGCAGGAACTCCACGACCTGCTCGCCAAGTGGGAGCTGGACGTGGTGACCATCGGCGAAGTGGAAGCCCACAACAACTACCGCCTGACCTGGAACGGCGAGGTGGTGTGCGACCTGCCGGTGGCCCTGCTGAACGAGGCCCCCAAGTACACCCGCGAGGGCGTCGAGTCGCCCGAGATCGCAGCGGCGCGGGAACGCGACCTGAGCGGCGTGGCGCTGCCCGGCGACCTGGGCGCGGTCCTGACCGACCTGCTGGCGCACCCCACGATTGCCAGCAAGCGGGCCATCTTCCAGCGCTTCGACCATCAGGTCATGACGAACACGGTCGTGGTGCCGGGGGCCGCCGACGCCGCCGTGCTGCGCGTGAAGGGCAGCGGCATGGGCGTGGCCGCGACGAGCGACTGCAACCCGCGTTTCGTGCAGCTCGACCCCTATACCGGGGCCGCCGCCGCCGTGGCCGAGGCCGCGCGCAACCTCGCCTGCGTGGGCGCGACGCCGCTGGCGATCACCGACAACCTGAATTTCGGCAACCCGCACCGCCCCGAGGTGTACTTCCAGCTCCAGCAGGCCGTGCAGGGCATCGCGGACGCCTGCCGCGCCCTGAACACGCCGGTCACGGGCGGCAACGTCAGCCTCTACAACCAGTACGTCGAGGAAGGCCGCACCGTCGCCATCCACCCCACCCCGACCATCGGCATGGTGGGCGTGCTGCCCGACGTGACCGTGCGCGCGACGATGGACCTGAAGCCCGGCGCGCACACGCTGTACCTGCTGGGTGCTCATGCCGACTCGGTCGGGGCGTCGCAGTACCTCGAAACGGTGCACGGCCTGGAAGCCGGGCGCGTGCCGGCCCTGGACCTGGGGCTGGAGCAGCGCGTGATCGACGGCACGCTGGCCCTGATCCGTTCGGGCCTGACCACCACGGCCCACGACTGCGCCGAGGGTGGCCTGGCCGTGGCCCTGGCCGAGATGGCGATTGCGGGCGGGCGCGGCCTGAAGGTGTCGCTGGACGCCCCGGCCGACGTGCGTGCCGACGCCCTGCTGTTCGGTGAGGCGCACAGCCGCGTGGTCGTGGCCGTGCCCGTGGGCCGCGAGGGCGAGGCCGAGACCAGGCTGGGCGAGCTGAACGTGCCGTTCGCGCTGCTGGGTGACAGCCGCGACGAATTGGAGGGCGTGACCATTGCCCTGCCGGCGCACAACGTACACTTGAGCGTGAACCTTGAGACGCTGAAGGCCGCCTTCGAGTCGCCGCTGACGGAGATCCTGGGATGA
- the purS gene encoding phosphoribosylformylglycinamidine synthase subunit PurS, whose amino-acid sequence MPHYTAKVYVTLKPSILDPQGRTVERALSHLEHDNVSGVRIGKYIELNLNGEKAEVEAQLRDITENVLSNPIMEDARWELNEA is encoded by the coding sequence ATGCCCCACTACACTGCTAAGGTTTACGTCACCCTCAAGCCCAGCATCCTCGACCCCCAGGGACGCACCGTCGAGCGCGCCCTCTCGCACCTGGAGCACGACAACGTGTCGGGCGTACGCATCGGCAAGTACATCGAACTGAACCTGAACGGGGAAAAGGCCGAGGTCGAGGCGCAGCTGCGGGACATCACCGAGAACGTGCTGAGCAACCCCATCATGGAAGACGCCCGCTGGGAGCTGAACGAGGCGTGA
- the purC gene encoding phosphoribosylaminoimidazolesuccinocarboxamide synthase, giving the protein MTRGKQLYEGKAKRVYATANPAEYVVEYKDEATAFNAQKRGEWAGKGATNNAITAHLYPQLEAAGIPTHFIGQLSEREQLVKAVSIIPVEVVVRNVAAGSFSKRLGVEEGTLLTHPVVEYCYKSDALGDPLINDDTAIALGWATEPQLRRLRELALKVRAFLVPYFEARGVRLIDFKLEFGTLADGTVVLADEISPDTCRFWDAETNEKMDKDRFRRDLGGVEDAYAEMLRRVTGPAQR; this is encoded by the coding sequence ATGACCAGAGGCAAGCAGCTGTACGAGGGCAAGGCCAAGCGCGTGTACGCGACCGCGAACCCGGCCGAGTATGTGGTGGAGTACAAGGACGAGGCCACGGCCTTCAACGCCCAGAAGCGCGGCGAGTGGGCGGGCAAGGGCGCGACCAACAACGCCATTACGGCGCATCTGTACCCGCAGCTCGAGGCGGCGGGCATTCCGACGCACTTTATCGGGCAGCTGTCCGAGCGCGAGCAGCTGGTCAAGGCCGTGAGCATCATTCCGGTCGAGGTCGTGGTGCGTAACGTCGCCGCCGGAAGCTTTTCCAAGCGCCTGGGCGTCGAGGAAGGCACGCTGCTGACCCACCCCGTCGTCGAGTACTGCTACAAGTCCGACGCGCTGGGCGATCCGCTCATCAACGACGACACGGCCATCGCGCTGGGCTGGGCCACCGAGCCGCAGCTGCGCCGCCTGCGCGAGCTGGCCCTGAAGGTGCGCGCCTTCCTGGTGCCGTATTTCGAGGCGCGCGGCGTGCGCCTGATCGACTTCAAGCTGGAGTTCGGCACGCTGGCCGACGGGACCGTGGTCCTGGCCGACGAGATCAGCCCCGACACCTGCCGCTTCTGGGACGCCGAGACGAACGAGAAGATGGACAAGGACCGCTTCCGCCGCGATCTGGGCGGCGTAGAAGACGCCTACGCCGAGATGCTGCGCCGCGTGACCGGCCCCGCCCAGCGCTGA
- the purQ gene encoding phosphoribosylformylglycinamidine synthase subunit PurQ has product MKTAVIQFPGSNCDADALHAAKLMLDEGAQFVWHTETQLPEGTELVFLPGGFSYGDHLRSGAIAARSPVMNAVKAHAEAGGYVLGVCNGFQVLTEAGLLPGALSRNRELHFLCKPVKLRVENHQTAYTAAYAKDQVLEIPVAHGEGNYYADAETVARLETEGRVVFRYVDNPNGSLNDIAGIVNEGGNVLGMMPHPERAVELLLGSEDGRGLFESLRAGRKGA; this is encoded by the coding sequence GTGAAAACCGCCGTCATCCAGTTTCCGGGCTCCAACTGCGACGCCGACGCCCTGCACGCCGCGAAGCTGATGCTGGACGAAGGCGCGCAGTTCGTGTGGCACACCGAAACCCAGTTGCCCGAGGGCACCGAACTGGTGTTCCTGCCCGGCGGCTTTTCCTACGGCGACCACCTGCGTTCGGGGGCCATCGCCGCCCGCAGCCCGGTCATGAACGCCGTCAAGGCCCACGCCGAGGCCGGAGGCTACGTGCTGGGCGTGTGCAACGGCTTTCAGGTGCTGACCGAGGCGGGGCTGCTGCCCGGCGCCCTGTCGCGCAACCGCGAACTGCACTTTCTGTGCAAGCCCGTGAAACTGCGCGTCGAGAACCACCAGACCGCCTACACGGCCGCCTATGCCAAAGATCAGGTGCTGGAGATTCCGGTGGCGCACGGCGAAGGCAACTACTACGCCGACGCCGAGACGGTCGCCCGCCTGGAAACCGAAGGCCGCGTGGTCTTCCGGTACGTGGACAACCCCAACGGCAGCCTGAACGACATCGCGGGCATCGTGAACGAGGGCGGCAACGTGCTGGGCATGATGCCCCACCCCGAGCGCGCAGTCGAACTGCTGCTGGGCAGCGAGGACGGCCGGGGGCTGTTCGAGTCGCTGCGGGCCGGCCGGAAGGGCGCATGA
- the purF gene encoding amidophosphoribosyltransferase, which produces MIFDEVTDKPQDECGVFGMYSASPCDLAWMTYLGMFALQHRGQEAAGMCVSDGEKFHVEKDLGLVTQVFDERRLDSVRLANARVSIGHVRYSTTGSNLRFNAQPLTTRTNKGILGLAHNGNFVNAREVRNDMLMQGALFQTTNDSEVMLNLIAREADLDLIEATAAAMKRLKGGFACVLMSRTQLLGFRDPNGVRPLVIGQRDAENGQPGAYVIASEPCALYAVGARLLRDVLPGELVWVDRDGLHSLMVDAKVPTPCSFEWIYFARSDSTLDGVDAHASRIRMGEQLARERPVEADIVVPVPDSGIGAAIGYARESGIPFDYGLYKNPYAGRTFIAPTQEARELKVKMKLSPTSAVRGKRVVLVDDSIVRGTTSRQIVNLLREAGATEVHFRVSSPPIKHPCFYGIDTAARKELVASTHSIEEIRDLIGADTLSFISEQGIREAVSGPGLCLACFNGEYPAGTPLLNDVDKLALEV; this is translated from the coding sequence ATGATCTTCGACGAGGTGACCGACAAGCCGCAGGACGAGTGCGGAGTCTTCGGGATGTACTCGGCCTCGCCGTGCGACCTGGCGTGGATGACCTACCTGGGTATGTTCGCGCTGCAACACCGGGGCCAGGAAGCGGCGGGCATGTGCGTCAGCGACGGCGAGAAGTTCCATGTCGAGAAGGACCTGGGGCTGGTGACGCAGGTGTTCGACGAGCGGCGCCTCGACAGCGTGCGCCTCGCCAACGCCCGCGTGAGCATCGGGCACGTGCGCTACAGCACGACCGGCAGCAACCTGCGCTTCAACGCCCAGCCGCTGACCACCCGCACCAACAAGGGCATTCTGGGGCTGGCGCACAACGGCAACTTCGTGAACGCCCGCGAGGTCCGCAACGATATGCTCATGCAGGGCGCGCTGTTCCAGACGACCAACGACAGCGAGGTCATGCTCAACCTGATCGCCCGCGAGGCCGACCTCGACCTGATCGAGGCGACGGCGGCGGCGATGAAGCGCCTCAAGGGCGGGTTCGCCTGCGTCTTGATGAGCCGCACGCAACTGCTGGGCTTCCGCGACCCCAACGGCGTGCGCCCGCTGGTGATCGGGCAGCGCGACGCCGAGAACGGGCAGCCGGGCGCCTACGTGATCGCCTCGGAACCCTGCGCCCTGTATGCGGTGGGGGCGCGCCTGCTGCGCGACGTGCTGCCCGGCGAACTGGTGTGGGTGGACCGCGACGGCCTGCACTCGCTGATGGTGGACGCCAAGGTGCCCACCCCCTGCTCGTTCGAGTGGATCTACTTCGCGCGCTCCGACAGCACGCTGGACGGTGTGGACGCCCACGCCAGCCGCATCCGCATGGGCGAGCAGCTGGCGCGCGAGCGGCCGGTCGAGGCCGACATCGTGGTCCCGGTGCCGGATTCGGGCATCGGGGCGGCCATCGGGTACGCCCGCGAGAGCGGTATTCCCTTCGACTACGGCCTGTACAAGAATCCCTACGCGGGCCGCACCTTCATCGCCCCCACGCAGGAGGCGCGCGAGCTGAAGGTCAAGATGAAGCTCTCGCCCACGAGTGCCGTGCGCGGCAAGCGGGTCGTGCTGGTGGACGACAGCATCGTGCGCGGCACCACCAGCCGCCAGATCGTGAACCTGCTGCGCGAGGCGGGGGCCACGGAAGTCCACTTCCGGGTGAGCAGCCCGCCCATCAAGCACCCGTGCTTTTACGGCATCGACACCGCTGCCCGCAAGGAACTGGTCGCCAGCACGCACAGCATCGAGGAAATCCGCGACCTGATCGGGGCCGACACCCTGAGCTTCATCAGCGAGCAGGGGATTCGGGAAGCCGTCAGCGGCCCCGGCCTGTGCCTGGCATGTTTCAACGGCGAATACCCCGCCGGAACACCGCTATTGAATGATGTAGATAAGCTGGCGCTGGAAGTTTGA
- a CDS encoding DinB family protein → MILGDYLAGEYRSELELFRAALDSVPDEQFYAAPLSHSPAWHALHVADWLRLMVVDDRTPNYHYLGWEDSERVRALATQPAPLDDTAPRAEIMARLGQIGTQVGDFLTGKDEAALDGEVFSAATASGTRPRLTALGMQLRHVAYHRGQVQLGKKSR, encoded by the coding sequence ATGATCCTCGGGGACTACCTGGCCGGCGAGTACCGCAGCGAACTGGAGCTGTTCCGCGCCGCGCTGGACAGCGTGCCCGACGAGCAGTTCTACGCCGCGCCCCTGAGCCACAGTCCCGCGTGGCACGCCCTGCACGTCGCCGACTGGCTGCGCCTGATGGTCGTGGACGACCGCACGCCCAACTACCACTACCTCGGCTGGGAGGACTCGGAGCGGGTGCGCGCCCTCGCCACGCAGCCCGCCCCCCTGGATGACACGGCCCCCCGCGCGGAGATCATGGCCCGGCTGGGCCAGATCGGCACGCAGGTGGGCGACTTCCTGACCGGCAAGGATGAGGCGGCGCTGGACGGCGAGGTCTTCAGCGCGGCCACGGCCAGCGGCACCCGCCCGCGCCTGACCGCCCTGGGCATGCAGCTGCGGCACGTCGCCTACCACAGAGGGCAAGTGCAGCTCGGCAAGAAGAGCCGCTGA